A window of Cellulomonas fimi contains these coding sequences:
- a CDS encoding phage tail protein — translation MPGHAHPRGAEHDPRVDRRPPVARVDASPGPPALAPSAVASSDRPLEPVAVAPDTARGSARVATRPADLLRLQRLAGNAAVAAALRPPRPAPARIPDPARQAPSPAARPGQGHATPTGTTVDAAAATPTDTTVDAPAVTPATVQRGLLDDVVDAAAGAAGGVRDAALQTVRDYARRMPGYELLCVVLARDPVTGQAVPRTATAIIDGFLGLVPRGDALRQQLRDSGAVERAGAWFEQEIPRLGLTWETIRGLFSRAWDALSVTDLLDPAGAWARLSTIFGPPLARLRDFATGAVTQVAEFVFEGAMTAAGGAGAQVMGIVRRAGDVFQTILRDPVGFAGNLVAAVRGGLGQFMTNIGRHLRTGLIGWLTGALGGLVRIPARFDLSGVLGMALELLGLTWANVRGRIVGVVGERAMNGIEQTVEVVGEVRERGLSALTSRIAQFTSGLVETVVGGIRDWVANSVVGAAITKLISMFNPAGAVIQAIIAVYNTVQLFIERAQQLGALANAVFDSISAIASGSLGSAMTAVENALGRTVPVVLGFLSRLIGLGDIAAPVRNIIQRVRTVIDGALDRVVGWIAGLARRVGGAVRGVTSRVGGAIRGATARAGAAARAVGERLGIVRRRISIAGEDHTLIADPQTGHISMASVQERLSAKVERRREALLREPETPERPRAVVVQEADRLLAAVRQAEAAIAARRQGADATASARLDQLASVVVGLFTRFSWAGATRPGDRGNAPAGLGAVVRYSAKGSQVTDQTRGLFEGEHVIPSKTISYLFVNTGLPPMTESEYREQHVVLIYRSAASLKTHEGSGTLDEDSYVIRQLRQLSTVGSRRLEGSSRKAQETRERFEGDEEGYRRFVEREANKAPERQRRFAELLPYILAPRVRLTARAVADDHAAKGYTHPVHPGPAEITDAATRQVHDIVAIWLRRI, via the coding sequence GTGCCGGGCCACGCTCATCCGCGCGGGGCCGAGCACGACCCGCGCGTCGACCGCCGGCCGCCCGTCGCGCGGGTCGACGCATCCCCCGGGCCGCCGGCCCTCGCCCCGTCCGCCGTCGCGTCGTCGGACCGTCCGCTCGAGCCCGTCGCCGTCGCGCCCGACACCGCGCGCGGGTCCGCCCGCGTCGCGACCCGGCCCGCGGACCTGCTGCGGTTGCAGCGGCTCGCGGGCAACGCCGCGGTCGCCGCCGCCCTGCGCCCGCCGCGCCCCGCGCCCGCGCGGATCCCCGACCCGGCCCGTCAAGCGCCGTCACCCGCCGCACGTCCGGGCCAGGGCCACGCGACGCCGACCGGCACGACCGTCGACGCGGCCGCCGCGACGCCGACCGACACGACCGTCGACGCACCCGCCGTCACACCCGCCACCGTGCAGCGCGGCCTGCTCGACGACGTCGTCGACGCGGCGGCGGGCGCCGCCGGAGGGGTGCGCGACGCGGCGCTCCAGACGGTCCGCGACTACGCGCGCCGCATGCCGGGGTACGAGCTCCTGTGCGTCGTCCTCGCGCGCGACCCCGTGACCGGTCAGGCCGTGCCGCGCACGGCCACGGCGATCATCGACGGGTTCCTCGGCCTCGTCCCCCGCGGCGACGCGCTGCGGCAGCAGCTGCGCGACTCGGGGGCCGTCGAACGGGCCGGGGCGTGGTTCGAGCAGGAGATCCCGCGGCTCGGGCTCACGTGGGAGACGATCCGCGGGCTGTTCAGCCGCGCCTGGGACGCGCTCTCCGTCACCGACCTGCTCGACCCCGCGGGTGCGTGGGCGCGGCTGTCGACGATCTTCGGCCCGCCGCTCGCGCGCCTCCGCGACTTCGCGACCGGTGCCGTCACCCAGGTCGCCGAGTTCGTGTTCGAGGGCGCGATGACCGCCGCGGGCGGGGCGGGCGCCCAGGTGATGGGCATCGTCCGCCGGGCCGGCGACGTGTTCCAGACGATCCTGCGTGACCCCGTCGGGTTCGCCGGCAACCTCGTCGCCGCCGTCCGCGGGGGCCTCGGCCAGTTCATGACGAACATCGGGCGGCACCTGCGCACCGGGTTGATCGGGTGGCTCACCGGTGCGCTCGGCGGGCTCGTCCGGATCCCCGCGAGGTTCGACCTGAGCGGCGTCCTCGGCATGGCCCTGGAGCTCCTCGGCCTCACCTGGGCCAACGTCCGCGGGCGGATCGTCGGCGTCGTCGGCGAGCGGGCCATGAACGGCATCGAGCAGACCGTCGAGGTCGTCGGCGAGGTCCGCGAGCGCGGCCTGTCCGCGCTGACCAGCCGCATCGCGCAGTTCACGTCGGGCCTCGTCGAGACCGTCGTCGGCGGCATCCGGGACTGGGTCGCGAACAGCGTCGTCGGCGCCGCGATCACCAAGCTGATCTCGATGTTCAACCCCGCCGGGGCCGTCATCCAGGCGATCATCGCCGTCTACAACACCGTGCAGTTATTCATCGAGCGCGCGCAGCAGCTCGGTGCCCTCGCGAACGCGGTGTTCGACTCGATCTCCGCGATCGCGTCCGGCTCGCTCGGCAGCGCGATGACCGCCGTCGAGAACGCCCTGGGCCGCACCGTCCCCGTCGTCCTCGGCTTCCTCTCGCGTCTCATCGGCCTCGGCGACATCGCCGCGCCGGTGCGGAACATCATCCAGCGGGTCCGCACCGTCATCGACGGCGCGCTCGACCGCGTCGTCGGCTGGATCGCCGGCCTCGCCCGCCGTGTCGGCGGCGCGGTCCGCGGCGTCACGTCCCGCGTGGGCGGCGCGATCCGCGGCGCGACGGCCCGTGCGGGTGCGGCGGCGCGGGCCGTCGGGGAGCGGCTGGGGATCGTCCGCCGCCGCATCTCGATCGCCGGTGAGGACCACACCCTGATCGCAGATCCCCAGACGGGCCACATCTCGATGGCGAGCGTGCAGGAACGGCTGTCCGCGAAGGTCGAACGGCGCAGGGAGGCGCTCCTGCGCGAGCCGGAGACCCCGGAACGCCCGCGCGCGGTCGTCGTCCAGGAGGCGGACCGACTGCTCGCGGCCGTCCGGCAGGCCGAGGCGGCGATCGCGGCTCGGCGGCAGGGAGCCGACGCGACCGCGAGCGCCCGGCTCGACCAGCTCGCGTCGGTCGTCGTCGGCCTGTTCACGCGGTTCTCGTGGGCGGGTGCGACGCGGCCCGGTGACCGTGGCAACGCCCCTGCTGGGCTGGGCGCGGTCGTCCGCTACTCGGCGAAGGGCTCCCAGGTCACGGACCAGACCCGGGGCCTGTTCGAGGGCGAGCACGTCATCCCCTCGAAGACGATCTCCTACCTCTTCGTCAACACCGGCCTGCCCCCGATGACGGAGAGCGAGTACCGGGAGCAGCACGTCGTCCTCATCTACCGGTCCGCGGCGAGCCTCAAGACGCACGAAGGGTCGGGGACGCTCGACGAGGACTCGTACGTCATCCGTCAGCTACGGCAGCTCTCGACGGTCGGCAGCAGACGGCTCGAAGGGTCGAGCAGGAAGGCGCAGGAGACGCGCGAGCGCTTCGAGGGTGACGAGGAGGGCTACCGGCGGTTCGTCGAACGGGAGGCGAACAAGGCGCCGGAACGTCAGCGCCGGTTCGCGGAGCTGCTGCCGTACATCCTCGCGCCGCGCGTGCGGCTCACGGCGCGGGCGGTCGCCGACGACCACGCAGCGAAGGGCTACACCCACCCGGTGCACCCCGGACCCGCGGAGATCACCGACGCCGCCACCCGGCAGGTCCACGACATCGTCGCGATCTGGCTCCGGCGGATCTGA
- a CDS encoding DUF4157 domain-containing protein, giving the protein MHSHDHLEGTETLRPKAARVDERDSAPVVARALSEGRPDRLDANGLAYLQRTAGNASTAGLVEEERSPVLDVVGSGGGRPLDPDTRSDMEGRLGADFGDVRVHTDGAASDSARSVGAHAYTVGSDIVFQRDAYDPTSTAGRTTLAHELTHVVQQRSGPVDGTPTGSGISVSDPGDRYETAAAANAERVMADPAPAAAATSADPAGAAVVQREEAPEEEQEEPVQGSFVQRQEAEEELPEEEPAG; this is encoded by the coding sequence ATGCACAGCCACGACCACCTGGAGGGCACCGAGACGCTGCGGCCCAAGGCCGCCCGCGTCGACGAGCGGGACTCCGCGCCCGTCGTCGCCCGCGCGCTGTCGGAGGGCCGTCCCGACCGGCTCGACGCGAACGGGCTGGCGTACCTGCAGCGCACGGCCGGGAACGCGTCGACTGCCGGCCTCGTCGAGGAGGAGCGGTCGCCGGTGCTCGACGTCGTCGGGTCCGGGGGCGGTCGCCCGCTCGACCCGGACACGCGGTCGGACATGGAGGGCCGGCTCGGCGCCGACTTCGGCGACGTCCGCGTGCACACCGACGGTGCGGCGTCCGACTCGGCCCGGTCCGTCGGCGCGCACGCGTACACCGTGGGGTCGGACATCGTGTTCCAGCGCGACGCGTACGACCCGACGTCGACCGCGGGCCGCACGACGCTCGCGCACGAGCTGACGCACGTCGTGCAGCAGCGCAGCGGCCCCGTCGACGGCACGCCCACCGGGAGCGGGATCAGCGTCTCCGACCCGGGCGACCGGTACGAGACCGCCGCCGCCGCGAACGCCGAGCGCGTCATGGCCGACCCCGCGCCCGCAGCCGCGGCGACGAGCGCGGACCCCGCCGGCGCCGCTGTCGTGCAGCGCGAGGAGGCCCCCGAGGAGGAGCAGGAGGAGCCCGTGCAGGGCTCGTTCGTCCAGCGGCAGGAGGCCGAGGAGGAGCTGCCCGAGGAGGAGCCCGCGGGCTGA
- a CDS encoding DUF4255 domain-containing protein encodes MIGSVDEALRALVREAVDSTSVEVVLDAPTKDWAARRNAPTVDMYLYDLREDLRRRSRGFLENRVEGAVQTRFQPPRHFRLSYLVTAWTQRPEDEHRLLDAVLVHLLRFDALPARVLEERLVAAGARVPLFVGLPPPEDRGFADVWSALGGELKPSIDVVVDVPVLTPVPGDVVGPPVQAPLQLDVRDTDGGGSDSGVHRHVPPPPSGPDGSGSGPASAEGRTGTRPVARARRRR; translated from the coding sequence GTGATCGGCTCGGTCGACGAGGCGCTGCGCGCCCTGGTCCGCGAGGCCGTGGACAGCACGTCCGTCGAGGTCGTCCTCGACGCCCCGACGAAGGACTGGGCCGCGCGACGCAACGCGCCCACGGTCGACATGTACCTCTACGACCTGCGCGAGGACCTGCGCCGCCGGTCGCGCGGCTTCCTGGAGAACCGTGTGGAGGGCGCCGTCCAGACCCGGTTCCAGCCGCCGCGGCACTTCCGCCTGTCCTACCTCGTCACCGCGTGGACGCAGCGGCCCGAGGACGAGCACCGGCTGCTCGACGCGGTGCTCGTGCACCTGCTGCGGTTCGACGCGCTCCCGGCGCGCGTGCTGGAGGAGCGGCTCGTCGCCGCGGGTGCCCGGGTGCCGCTGTTCGTCGGGCTGCCGCCGCCCGAGGACCGCGGCTTCGCCGACGTGTGGTCCGCGCTGGGCGGCGAGCTCAAGCCGTCGATCGACGTCGTCGTCGACGTGCCCGTCCTCACGCCCGTGCCCGGCGACGTCGTCGGGCCTCCCGTGCAGGCACCGCTGCAGCTCGACGTGCGCGACACGGACGGCGGCGGGTCGGACAGCGGCGTGCACCGGCACGTCCCGCCGCCGCCGTCCGGTCCGGACGGGTCCGGCTCCGGACCCGCGTCCGCTGAGGGGCGGACCGGGACGCGACCCGTCGCCCGGGCACGGAGGCGGCGGTGA
- a CDS encoding DUF6760 family protein, translating to MTYAPARIREEVAYVAYHFHWSHDEILDLEHPQRLAYVQEIAAINRRMSEER from the coding sequence GTGACGTACGCGCCGGCCCGCATCCGGGAGGAGGTCGCGTACGTCGCCTACCACTTCCACTGGTCCCACGACGAGATCCTCGACCTCGAGCACCCGCAGCGGCTGGCCTACGTCCAGGAGATCGCGGCGATCAACCGTCGCATGAGCGAGGAGCGCTGA
- a CDS encoding phage tail protein: MALPDTFDLATAYSFSVKIDGIQVPHVMEVSGLKAEVDKVTYQQQASDGKFVTRQMMGRQKAGEFKVKRGLTDSTTVTDWLKAVFEGKLADARKTAEVAIYTSDNQLLKRMNFRNVWVKDVELGGTLKAGSTEPLSETFTVCWDEMEFA; this comes from the coding sequence ATGGCGCTTCCCGACACCTTCGATCTCGCCACCGCGTACTCGTTCTCGGTGAAGATCGACGGCATCCAGGTCCCGCACGTGATGGAGGTCAGCGGCCTCAAGGCCGAGGTCGACAAGGTCACGTACCAGCAGCAGGCGTCGGACGGGAAGTTCGTCACGCGCCAGATGATGGGCCGGCAGAAGGCCGGTGAGTTCAAGGTCAAGCGCGGCCTGACGGACTCCACGACCGTGACCGACTGGCTCAAGGCGGTCTTCGAGGGCAAGCTCGCCGACGCCCGCAAGACGGCCGAGGTCGCGATCTACACGTCCGACAACCAGCTGCTCAAGCGGATGAACTTCCGCAACGTCTGGGTCAAGGACGTCGAGCTCGGCGGCACCCTCAAGGCCGGGTCGACCGAGCCGCTCTCCGAGACGTTCACGGTCTGCTGGGACGAGATGGAGTTCGCCTGA
- a CDS encoding phage tail sheath family protein — protein MPTYLSPGVYVEEVEAGTRPIEGVGTSVAAFVGLAAKGPFNTPTLVSNWTQYAETFGDFLPNSYLAHSVYGYFLNGGSNAYIVRIGTDGAADDADAQPRTRTSPKALPAVPQAVLGAYRVSAADKAPKTKKLSVEVAEPGGENPPDDHFKLVVLVDGKATETYDNVTTKRGDDNVATKVNTQSKLITIEELASGSALVKPDKGVADLIEPEPEPEPPATGDLGADDYIGDAADRTGFSGLEAIDEVTIVAVPDLVAALEQGAIDLETFQAVQLAVIAHCELMGDRMAILDPPPGLGPQAIKDWRVDTAGYDSKYATLYWPYIKVFDPASGSNKFVPPSGHMAGIWARNDDTRGVHKAPANEVVRGAITLQTQITRAEHNLLNPVGINAIRTFPGRGVRVWGARTLSSDPAWRYVNVRRLFNYLEESILIGTQWVVFEPNDDALWARIRRTIAAFLVNEWRKGALFGLSPEEAFFVQCDRETNPAEAIDAGQVTCRIGVAPVKPAEFVIFQLSQFSGGTSLVGE, from the coding sequence ATGCCGACCTACCTGTCACCCGGCGTCTACGTCGAGGAGGTGGAGGCGGGCACCCGGCCCATCGAGGGGGTCGGGACGTCCGTCGCCGCGTTCGTCGGCCTGGCGGCGAAGGGACCGTTCAACACGCCGACGCTCGTCTCGAACTGGACCCAGTACGCCGAGACGTTCGGCGACTTCCTGCCGAACTCGTACCTCGCACACTCCGTGTACGGGTACTTCCTCAACGGCGGCTCGAACGCGTACATCGTGCGGATCGGCACCGACGGTGCCGCCGACGACGCGGACGCCCAGCCGCGGACCCGCACGTCGCCCAAGGCGCTGCCGGCGGTGCCGCAGGCGGTGCTCGGCGCGTACCGGGTGTCCGCCGCGGACAAGGCGCCGAAGACGAAGAAGCTGAGCGTCGAGGTCGCGGAGCCGGGCGGCGAGAACCCGCCCGACGACCACTTCAAGCTGGTGGTCCTGGTCGACGGCAAGGCGACCGAGACGTACGACAACGTCACGACGAAGCGTGGCGACGACAACGTCGCGACGAAGGTCAACACGCAGTCGAAGCTCATCACGATCGAGGAGCTCGCGAGCGGCAGCGCGCTCGTGAAGCCCGACAAGGGCGTCGCCGACCTGATCGAGCCGGAGCCCGAGCCCGAGCCGCCCGCGACCGGCGACCTGGGCGCGGACGACTACATCGGCGACGCGGCCGACCGCACGGGCTTCTCGGGCCTGGAGGCGATCGACGAGGTCACGATCGTCGCGGTGCCCGACCTGGTCGCGGCGCTGGAGCAGGGCGCGATCGACCTGGAGACGTTCCAGGCGGTCCAGCTCGCCGTGATCGCTCACTGCGAGCTCATGGGCGACCGCATGGCGATCCTCGACCCGCCGCCCGGGCTCGGCCCGCAGGCGATCAAGGACTGGCGCGTCGACACCGCCGGGTACGACTCGAAGTACGCGACGCTGTACTGGCCGTACATCAAGGTGTTCGACCCCGCGTCGGGCTCGAACAAGTTCGTGCCGCCGTCGGGCCACATGGCCGGCATCTGGGCGCGCAACGACGACACCCGCGGCGTGCACAAGGCGCCCGCGAACGAGGTCGTCCGCGGCGCGATCACGCTGCAGACGCAGATCACGCGCGCCGAGCACAACCTGCTCAACCCGGTGGGGATCAACGCGATCCGCACGTTCCCGGGCCGCGGGGTGCGCGTCTGGGGCGCCCGGACCCTGTCGTCCGACCCGGCCTGGCGGTACGTCAACGTGCGGCGGCTCTTCAACTACCTGGAGGAGTCGATCCTCATCGGCACCCAGTGGGTCGTGTTCGAGCCGAACGACGACGCCCTGTGGGCACGGATCCGTCGCACCATCGCGGCGTTCCTGGTCAACGAGTGGCGCAAGGGCGCCCTGTTCGGGCTCAGCCCCGAGGAGGCGTTCTTCGTCCAGTGCGACCGGGAGACCAACCCCGCCGAGGCGATCGACGCGGGTCAGGTCACCTGTCGCATCGGGGTCGCGCCGGTCAAGCCCGCCGAGTTCGTGATCTTCCAGCTGTCCCAGTTCTCCGGCGGCACGAGCCTCGTCGGCGAGTGA
- a CDS encoding ATP-binding protein, with translation MSVEAGAGRATDASTAHVLGRLAAVEERVRALVARRRVGDPQPDDPFRGLYLNDETVDRLLAGHGTEMLSPAVDDRTRAAERAADAAEAAGHVLRLRALVRAFGLDDLDVELLLVALACEVDVRFEQLFGYLNDDVTRRRPSVSVALALCGVPLASAAGRHRVQQGPLLRGGLLEVEDLDRPLPGRQLRVPDRVVGHLLGDDAPDPALAAVLVDDEDVPWGDPGRLVAALTAGTPLVYLREPPTGSGRVLAVRALQAAGRGALVVDGAAVAAAPEPEALARTAAREALLTGAGLVVLGTEPLTEQPRASRALLAASPVLVVGRTTWDPVWSEWPPLLLDVPPSTVAERTTLWQQSLGPSPDADGVDTARTTAPYLLRPEQVARAARAARQQATLDGGLTAEHVRVGARAENGTALERLARRIEPAVGWADLVLPPDVLGSLQEVATRARFREQVLGDWRMRPGGGRGHGVAALFAGDSGTGKTMSAEVVAHELGLDLYVVDLATVVDKYIGETEKNLERIFAGAAGVNAVLLFDEADAVFGRRSEVKDAHDRYANIESAYLLQRMETFDGLAILATNLRANIDEAFVRRLDVVVDFPLPDATQRVALWDASLGPRVPRASDVDLEFCADAFELAGGAIRSAAVTAAYLAAHDGGTVGMRHVVAAVYREYRKLGRLTLPSEFGRYWSLLA, from the coding sequence GTGAGCGTCGAGGCCGGCGCCGGGCGCGCGACCGACGCGAGCACCGCGCACGTCCTCGGCCGGCTCGCCGCCGTGGAGGAGCGGGTGCGGGCGCTCGTCGCGCGTCGTCGCGTCGGTGACCCGCAGCCCGACGACCCGTTCCGCGGCCTGTACCTCAACGACGAGACCGTCGACCGGCTGCTCGCGGGCCACGGCACCGAGATGCTGTCCCCCGCGGTGGACGACCGGACGCGCGCGGCCGAGCGGGCCGCCGACGCCGCCGAGGCCGCCGGGCACGTCCTGCGGCTGCGGGCGCTCGTGCGCGCGTTCGGGCTCGACGACCTCGACGTGGAGCTGCTGCTCGTGGCGCTCGCGTGCGAGGTCGACGTGCGGTTCGAGCAGCTGTTCGGCTACCTCAACGACGACGTGACGCGGCGGCGGCCGTCCGTGTCGGTCGCGCTCGCGCTGTGCGGCGTGCCGCTCGCGTCGGCCGCCGGGCGGCACCGCGTGCAGCAGGGGCCGCTGCTGCGCGGCGGGCTGCTCGAGGTCGAGGACCTCGACCGTCCGCTGCCGGGCCGGCAGCTGCGGGTCCCGGACCGGGTCGTGGGGCACCTGCTCGGGGACGACGCGCCCGACCCGGCGCTCGCCGCCGTCCTCGTCGACGACGAGGACGTGCCGTGGGGCGACCCCGGGCGGCTCGTCGCGGCCCTGACCGCCGGGACGCCGCTCGTCTACCTGCGCGAGCCGCCCACCGGCTCCGGCCGGGTTCTCGCGGTCCGCGCCCTGCAGGCCGCCGGCCGCGGCGCGCTGGTCGTCGACGGAGCGGCGGTCGCCGCGGCGCCCGAGCCCGAGGCCCTCGCGCGCACCGCCGCGCGCGAGGCGCTGCTCACCGGTGCCGGGCTCGTCGTCCTCGGGACCGAGCCGCTGACCGAGCAGCCGCGCGCGTCCCGGGCGCTGCTCGCCGCGTCACCCGTGCTCGTCGTCGGGCGCACCACCTGGGACCCCGTGTGGAGCGAGTGGCCGCCGCTGCTGCTCGACGTCCCGCCGTCGACCGTCGCGGAGCGCACGACGCTCTGGCAGCAGTCCCTCGGCCCGTCGCCCGACGCCGACGGCGTCGACACCGCCCGCACGACCGCGCCCTACCTGCTGCGCCCCGAGCAGGTCGCGCGCGCCGCCCGGGCCGCCCGGCAGCAGGCCACGCTCGACGGCGGCCTGACCGCCGAGCACGTGCGCGTCGGCGCGCGCGCCGAGAACGGCACCGCGCTCGAACGGCTCGCCCGGCGCATCGAGCCCGCCGTCGGCTGGGCCGACCTCGTGCTGCCGCCCGACGTGCTCGGGTCGTTGCAGGAGGTCGCGACCCGCGCCCGGTTCCGCGAGCAGGTGCTCGGCGACTGGCGGATGCGTCCCGGCGGCGGGCGCGGGCACGGCGTCGCGGCGCTCTTCGCCGGGGACTCCGGCACCGGCAAGACGATGTCTGCGGAGGTCGTCGCGCACGAGCTCGGGCTCGACCTGTACGTCGTGGACCTCGCGACCGTCGTCGACAAGTACATCGGCGAGACCGAGAAGAACCTGGAACGGATCTTCGCGGGCGCCGCCGGGGTCAACGCCGTCCTGCTGTTCGACGAGGCCGACGCCGTGTTCGGCCGCCGCAGCGAGGTCAAGGACGCGCACGACCGGTACGCCAACATCGAGTCCGCCTACCTGCTGCAGCGCATGGAGACGTTCGACGGGCTCGCGATCCTCGCGACCAACCTGCGCGCCAACATCGACGAGGCGTTCGTCCGCCGCCTCGACGTCGTCGTCGACTTCCCCCTGCCCGACGCGACGCAGCGGGTCGCCCTGTGGGACGCCTCGCTCGGCCCGCGGGTGCCGCGCGCGTCCGACGTGGACCTCGAGTTCTGCGCCGACGCGTTCGAGCTCGCGGGCGGCGCGATCCGCTCTGCCGCCGTCACCGCCGCGTACCTCGCCGCGCACGACGGTGGGACGGTGGGGATGCGGCACGTCGTCGCCGCCGTCTACCGCGAGTACCGCAAGCTCGGGCGGCTCACGCTGCCCAGCGAGTTCGGCCGGTACTGGAGCCTGCTGGCCTGA